The Chryseobacterium sp. G0186 genome includes the window TATCATATTTCTGTCTATGTATTTTGCTTTTCATTCTATGAGAGAGGCTTTCTTCAATCTCATCAGTATTCCATTCGCTCTGATTGGAGGAGTATTTATGATTAGTCTATGGGGTGTAAACCTTTCTGTAGCTGTAGCTGTTGGATTTATTGCCCTGTTTGGCCTTGCTGTCGAAACAGGAATTGTTATGGTCATCTACCTCAATGATGCCATGCAACAATTGGTGCTATTAAAAGGAAATAGTCGTGAAACCATTACAAACGAAGACCTTAGAGAATACGTAATACACGGTGCGGCAAAACGCTTACGTCCAAAAATAATGACCGTGTGTGTAACCCTGTTCGGGCTGGTTCCCATATTATGGAGTACCGGCGTAGGCAGTGATATGATGAAACCAATCGTATTGCCGATGGTTGGAGGCGTATTTACTTCAGCAATCCATATTCTGCTGGTTACACCAATTATCTTCCTGATGCAAAAAGAATATGAGCTGAAAAAATTCGGAAAGATTGACGTATTAGATGCAGCACATTAAAATCAAAAAATCAGAAATGAAAAAGATAATTTTTACAGCATTTATAGTATGTCTTTTTACCAATATAAATGCACAGGTTATAAGCCTCCAAAATGTTATAGACAGCATACAAACCAATCATCCCATTGTGAAGATGTACGACAATGAAATTCGTTCTATGGATGAAGCAGCAAAAGGCGCACGAAGCTGGATGCCGCCAACAATTGGTGTTGGACAGTTTATGACACCTTACAACGTGAACCTTTGGAAAAGAGATGGTGAGATGAAAGGAATGGGTTCGGCTATGCTGTCGATAGAACAGATGATACCCAATAAGAAAAAGTTGGATGCTGAAGAAGCATATATGAACGCAATGTCATCCGTAGAAAAAGAAAATAAAGGAGCGGGCATAAATGAAATTATACAGGATGCCAAACTCTTATACTCCGAATGGATTGTGTTACTGAAACGACTGGATGTAGTTGCCGAAAACGAAAAGATGCTCAACTTCATGATTAAGAATGCAGAAATACGGTATAAGAACGGAGTAGGTAAAATAGGTGCATATTATAAAGCTAAAGCAGCGCTCGGAAGCACCCATAATATGCAGATTATGTATGAAAATGATATCAAGGAAAAACGCATCAGATTAAATACCCTTATGGGGCGAAACCCTATGGCTCCTTTTGAAATTGATACAATATTTTCATTCAACGATTATTCGGATATGGTATTTGATACTGCACTGTTCAACAAAAACCGGAGTGACCTGAAATCATTAGACCAGCAGATACGGTTAACAACTCTGAAACAGGAAACAGAGCGACAAAGCCTGAAACCTGAATTTGGTGTTCGATTTGAAAATATGTATGGCTTTGGAGGACAGCCCATGCAATACACAGCAATGGCAATGGTAAAACTGCCTTTTGTCAATTGGGCTTCAAAGATGAGCAAAGCTAATATTGCAAGTTTGAAGTGGAAAGCAGATGCCCTTAGTTCTCAAAAAAACATGATGATAAATGAATACAGTGGTATGGCATATGGCATGAGAAATGAGTTCGACCTCAAAAAAAATCAGCTTAGTCTTTATAGGGATGACATCATTCCGGCTTTGAAAAATAATTTCAAAACAATGCAGCTCGGTTACGAGCAAAATACCGAGGAATTATTTATGCTGTATGATGCATGGGAAAAACTGAACATGACACAACTGGAATACCTCGATATTTTATCAAAAGCATTTGAGATGCAAATAACAATAGACCGTTTAATTGAAAGAAAATGAAATATATAATTTGTTTTTTGATGATTATTCTTGTACTGTATAGTTGTAACAACAATACAGACAAGACCAGTCATCCCGACAACAGTCACACTGCTAAAAATAGCCCGACATATACCTGCCCCATGCACCCCGAAGTTACCAGCAACAAGCCCGGTAAATGCCCCAAGTGCGGAATGGAATTGGTGCAAAAAACAGTAAAT containing:
- a CDS encoding TolC family protein, which gives rise to MKKIIFTAFIVCLFTNINAQVISLQNVIDSIQTNHPIVKMYDNEIRSMDEAAKGARSWMPPTIGVGQFMTPYNVNLWKRDGEMKGMGSAMLSIEQMIPNKKKLDAEEAYMNAMSSVEKENKGAGINEIIQDAKLLYSEWIVLLKRLDVVAENEKMLNFMIKNAEIRYKNGVGKIGAYYKAKAALGSTHNMQIMYENDIKEKRIRLNTLMGRNPMAPFEIDTIFSFNDYSDMVFDTALFNKNRSDLKSLDQQIRLTTLKQETERQSLKPEFGVRFENMYGFGGQPMQYTAMAMVKLPFVNWASKMSKANIASLKWKADALSSQKNMMINEYSGMAYGMRNEFDLKKNQLSLYRDDIIPALKNNFKTMQLGYEQNTEELFMLYDAWEKLNMTQLEYLDILSKAFEMQITIDRLIERK